Below is a genomic region from Alosa sapidissima isolate fAloSap1 chromosome 19, fAloSap1.pri, whole genome shotgun sequence.
tgtacaataactGTACTTTTGTTGATTACAACAAGTAGTGTTGGTTTGCATTATTGTATTATATTGTAAGCTATATAGGTACTAATGAAAAGTTTACCTTTCTATTTTGGCAGTTCGCCATGGGGAGGAGGCGGCAAGGAGATCCATGGGCTCTAACCTGGGACTAGAGGTCcaggtgaagtggtttggctggggtgtggtgatattgaacccattgagactatacagtacatttcacttTATGTCTATTGATGGACTGTTACACCTACCCTTTACTGAACTTGCACTTGGAAATGTTTATGGTacttttctgaactgtgaattacattaaaactcatgccaaaccaatttgcctgtgctttcaaaaacatttatacaaatccgtcagcttcagtcagtaggttgaattgaagacccagatgcagaagtaaaggtgattttttacttgtatatcttgagcattacaggtaaccactgaatttgtgaaactaaaataacaaaaactaatatgtactaagctagtacatagtcaatacatattagatcactttaaagacacagatgcaaatgctgtaaataaaggtgaacaaagtccttgaaatcagaagctgccactgctcaatgacttctgccccatctggtaggatttcaaaatgttccagatctgaaaacagaaatattggtATATGTCACATCCTTGAACTTGAACAAGTGCtcacaaattaagctaaaaaatatattttttatgtggTAATCATAGACTGTGGAGGCAATATATGACAACAACGAAGTAAGATTTGCAGACTCACTCCCAATATTTATAATGAACAACAAACTCACAGAACACTTAGCTGAATGGGGACAGGACACGCGTATTCAACTATTGCACATGCCCTGTTTATGCGGgcaataagcaaaaacaaatgtggtgtatttaaagtaatgtagaataaatatttcttgtatttttgtgttttcagtgaAACAGTGTAAGCTCATATCTACACCCTATTGAGGTAGTTATTAACAGTTAGGCCAAGGTCCAGTCAAACAATAGCCAGCCACTGGTGccatattgtttaattatgcaatcTGTATCCAACCAAAACCTGCTGATTTGAAGGCATAATGCAACTACTTTCCGTGTGTGACTTATCAAAAGATGCTAATGATAAATTATTTTGATAGTTATTGCACAGATGTGCCCTGGACTGCTCAAAATAAAAGGCCACtctaaatgtctgaaatgcattcatgtttGTTCAGTATATGGTAACGATGTCTGGAATATACAACCAGTAGGTTGCTCCaattaaatgtatgaaaaatgtcaaagtacCATGGAATCAGTGCTGAAGTGATGCTTCGGAGTGTCGACTGCACAGACGAGAATTGAAGTTAGGAGTCCAGAGCCCTCTCCAGCACCCAGCCTGTCTGGATTACCTACAGGGAAACTTTGCATAGACAAGAAGTGTTCGTTCAAATTTGTGTTTAACAAATAAATGGCATCAATAAGAGTTTCAAACGTCAGTTATAACTATCGCTTGTTATCACAGCTCCATGTTCAAAGTACACGGTCAATGGTTCATAGCGGTTCACAATTTTGCCTCAGCTAGCCGACAACAAGCCTTTTAATGCTTCGGCTCTTAAACGTGACAACCCAAAGACTGTATAAATTGTCAATGGACTAAGCATTCCCACAGAGCGTatttacaaaaggttttttgacGAGAACATGCTTTGTTGCCCCAGTATGTTTgtgaactaacgttaactttagagCTGTCTGTTCATTGACTCACACCTGGCTAGTGTATGACCAACGTTAAGCTAACTCATAACGGGAGCACAATGGTtttcactaacgttaactttattcaagttaactaaatgtatgtgtgtgcttctgccaTTCGGTCATCATTTTCGACATTAACTTATTTGAGGCGATATGACGCTAACGTAGCCTAACGTTAGTGCCCACTCGATGCTAAATAATGCTAACATCTAGTGCTACGTGAAATAGTAGTGGAATGAATGTCACTTACCTGAAAAAACTGGAACGAAGTCTTCTGAAAGTGTCGGTTAGTAGGCTTCAATTAATAGCTTAGCAAACCATTTTATGTCAGCTTTTTGAATAAAGATGTTCAGAAAGGATGTGGTAACTTTGTGTATAATCATGGCTGAGACGTCAAAGTTTCAGGGTTTCCAATCAGCTGGCAACGTCTGCTGCTGTATGCCTCGACGTCAGCCGTCAATCAAGCCGACCACGCCCTTAATTATTCATATATTTTATATCTAAATGTGATCTAAACTAATGAGTTAGAAAAAAATTCACCCCCCTCACAGTTGTCAGGCACTGGGAAACTGCCGAAAAGTACAATAAAAGTCCATGGGAccaggctttaaaaacatgtatttacgCTGTGAAAACGGACATTTtaacatgggagtctatggacaTTTGCTCGCTTTTGGGACCAGTCCCTAGCGGATTTTCGATGTATTGCAGTTTTTCGAACTTCCGGGTAGGCTTCATTgttcagattagaatgttgccgcTTGGTCTATACGCTTGCAGTGCACCTGTCGGTCGCCAACCAACTGTTGAGTAGTGTCCTGCACTTCGGATATTCGCGTTTCTGCCTCAGTCAGCCGCGCTTGAATGGCACTTACAGCATTTTTCAGTTCCGTTGTAGTCGTTTTAATAGTTGATATGTCCGAAGCCACTGCGTTCAGCGTAGAGCTCATTTTACTCACTTCACTGAAAAGATTGTCCAAGCTAACATTTTGCTCAGGGCTTTTTGGGCTAGCTCCACCAGTCTCCATGGCAGCCTTTCCACGTGTACCTTTGAAATACTTAGACGAAGCCATGATAATGTATATTTGACGGAGAAGTTGTCGAAGGAACTAGTATTACTGAAGTATTGCTGAAATAGTcgtaaatgaggagatattgaCAGATATATTACATTATTTCGGTGACTATTCTGGACCGCTCTAATGTGCAGCCATCTTGCTCGGCGATCCCACGTGactgatattgcattttcattttttacggagggggggggagtctacatacccaccaaatttcatgtgccccggtgtttcagtgtcccgggtatcgttgaccaaaaatttaggaagtagatgacgaaaaaaataaaataaataactttgacaatcattatatgaccgcttaGCTAGCTTCGCTCATAATAAATAGGCCtattgaaaaaacaaacaacttgaaAATAACCTGTCTTGGATCGCAGGAGTGTCATGCAATGTTCATTTCTGGTGAGCACTTAACAAGCAAACATGACGTGAGCTTACTGATGGCGAAAAGCAGGGGTAGCCCcagcagttgaaaacattcggggcttaaCCCATAGAATCTAAACAGCACTGTCAACatggcgtttctaaaatgaatgacaaaataagctcactgtagtggcaataggaaatagcatcgTACCATATGACTGAAGTTTCTGTTGCAGGTCTACTGTGATTATGTAATATCAGTTGCATGGAAAAAAGAGGAGGTCCATGTTCCACTTTACATGGAGTCCACCCCTTTTCCCAGGGTATTTAACCACCCATGCCATTCAGTGGTAAAACCAAACCTTCTGTAGTTGGCTACCTGCTGCATCAGGGTTTACTCGCTCAGTTTGACACCATGGTAAGTTTTGTTACAATGGTCTATCCACAGCCTTCTTGTGATGTAAGTGATTCACACCTCAGATTAACATTTCACACTTCATTTCTGTATTCGTGTTGAGGTCTCTGCAGCACTGCTAGTTGTGCTGTGCACATTGCCCTCCCTGGCTCATGCTGCATGCTTGAGTACTCGGCGGGCACCAGGTAACTACAACTTAAAATTGAACTATTTCACAGACTTTCAGGCATAGTCAAATGTTTTGATATCATTTtagaaaataaatcaaaacgaaaaacattGTGATGAGAATACTTTAAAGCCTccttgtttaaaaatgtttttcctAATTGTTTCTATTTAGAAATGGACCGGGCCTGTAGGGACTTCGATAATAGCTTGCACGAGGTAGGGAGCAAGTGGAGAGTACACTGCATGGACTGCACCTGCTCTGCCTCTGGGATCCACTGCTGCGATGTGTAAGTCACCAATGCCGTTTGCCATTGCCACTGTCTACTAATATTGTTTAAGGGCATTTGAATGAAAAGATTCTTCAAAGGACTGTATCATTCATAAAATGTTAGTcacaaccatagactgtagcctataagggtcacaacatactgtacaagCATAGACCCTTTCGATCAGTTTCTGGGGGATTTCCGGCATaaaccaacgcagatactttgaaatgaaaatgaatcggGCTTTGGCGTAATGCTCCACAACATGTCAAAGTGATTGTCAATGAGAGatcttttgtttctttttatgATAGTTTGCCAACTAGCATATCGTTTCCTGATGACTGCAAGGAGGTGTATGACGAGGCAAACTGCAACCGCTATGCAGTAAGGAAGGATGATCCATCCATTAAATGTCGAATTATTGGAGGAATTGGAAagtgataggcctacatttgatcAGTATTTTGAtcgaaaaaaaatattgatcgGAAGAAATGTGATAATGTTGTAAATGGTTCAAAATGTATCAAATGtgttaaaaataaagaaatgtatTGTTTCTGTCTATTTCTTATTCTCTAAATAAAAAGGATAGACACTTGAAAAATGTAGTTTAATGTTTCTCCATGTTTTTGGTAAGAAgtataatgtagcctatcatactgtccaggggcgcagctacccatttttgaggggtatgcaacaacaattgcccccccccaaaaaaaaaaaacacaaacaactaaagcaaaacaaaaggccaataatttacactattactttgcattagtgtctattgaatatgtttttaaagaaatgctgccaatttaatgtttaacttgatgttatacttgataagtagcctattgataaatggtgcattgccactttaagagagtctaaacggttctcataacgtcctttttccagctattgctcacaatggataaggctgataggcactccagccttgtttgtttgcaccacattgacaacacaatattaagttattacaaggagccttcattgttaggatatggaaacatgttgctgctagcatgacatttctgtttgcagttggccattaaaagtgcagtataagcatggtagccacctagctatctgaatggaatcggctatgtttcaatcggcattatgcttaacaaacgctagttagtctgttaacattcatatttgcaagcctccaagtacagacgtcatcactttaaatcctacctgttgcctttcaccgtccacttatttaactgctgttgcatcccttgacatgccatctcattttccctctttctttttctatttttagtcgtcaacagcttttttttgctgtatccatctttttccatagacggcaactcactactcgtaggcctatctgctcgtccagcgctcacggcgcccccactccctcttctatgtcaaaattctatgatggaatcttatgagatagggcgcctactctagcctgttagtgctctaaaatgttatagaacattgggaaaatgttgaaatgatttagaaatggacagcagtagctacatatagaaaataccaaatatatatatatatattttttttaaacatcgctttggcgcccccatggagctgcgcccctatgcgccgcatatagcgcatacccactttttgcgccactgataCTGTCTAAGAGTCGTTGcaaaataactaaataaatacataaataaaaatgcCTGAATTATTTCATTATGGCATGTGGGCAAGACAACAGCTTAGAAGTGTAAGGCCACGCACATcccaggccaaagttggaatGGTGAAAGATCCCATATAAAAGCAGTAAGGCTTCTCTGGTGTCTCTGAAGAAGGTACTGGCTGTCCAGACTGTTGCCCTCaccgaggccatccagggcactTGATATGGAGGTCCCTGCCTTTGGCCTCACAGTGGAGGTAGATGTAACAGCTGCTCAGTCCCTGTTATTTACAATAATCGTGAATGACGGCGACCAGACAGTGCATGAGGAGGCACtgtcattacattttgaggccCCCAACACACCTGGCACCCCCACTGCACCTGAGACCCTTATTTCCCTGGGAAGCATCCAGGAGCCCTCCAAGCCCACCTGGGGAAAGTTCTGGTGGAGGTTCAGCTGCACAAAGTGGacagcccccaccaccacccaggaGTGCCTGGTTCCTCAGGAGGAGTCCACCAGCTGCCTTCCCTGAGAAACAATCTGAGGAGACTTCTTAAAAGGAACAAATAAATTCAGATCTTGCTTGAACATCCTAAATGGTCAGAATGCCTTAATTTTAAAGTCTTTAACATAGTCAGGTCAAAATGTATAATTTGTTAATATTCATCTTACACTGAGGTTCTCCCCATCACTGTAAAGAGCTTACAGTGCCTTAAAGCGCTACATAAATCCAAGTTGTTGTACTTGTCAAATGCCCTCTTAATTTTTCAATATGGAAAAGACAAGAAAATACACAATAATTCAAATAAGGAGAAAATGTGTTGGCCTCCGTAAGTCAGGGAAATAAATGGCTAATCACGATCACCTCCTGGTTGTGAATACAACATGGGCATAAGAGTGGCCTTGCTgtgctccatccatccatcgcTTCTAGGACTGTATCAGTATCCTTGCACGGCTTGCaggattttttttgtcatttgaaTGTCTTATTCTGATTTCAATATACATGTTGATTCAAAAACTAACTTTGCTGATCATTTTCTGAATCAGCAAAACTGCTTTGAAAGCACTCACTCAGCCAACATGTAAAAGTGTCCCACCCACTTCTAAAGTACATATAGATCTTGTCTCTACCACTGACATCACTCGCAGATGTTTCTGTCTCTGACCACAGGGCTGTTCTTTTCAATATTACTGCACCCCTGAGCCGCACCTGTGCCTCTCGTTACAGCGGCTCTATTAGACATACAACAATCTAAACTTAATGAGCCACTAAACTCATCCTCAGATGATTTTGTGTTACTTTACATTATTCCTCTGTCTGATTCTCTAACTCAGCTTGCCTTTCTGAAGACACACATCATCTCCTTCTCACATTCTGCCACATGGTTCAAAACTGaacatgctaaacaaaaggaatgCTATCAGCCGTCAGCTGCAGCCCATAGACAGTATGGCCTAACAGTTCATAAGCACTGGTATGTAAGGATCATGTCTTAACTTATAAGGAATCTCTGAATGAAGGTAAGACTGCTTACCTTTATCGCCAAAGGACAGAGCAACCCCCCTTTTCTCCACCATTAACAAGCTCCAACCTGCCAAACTATTCCCATTTACCCCACCAATCTGAGTTTCTTGAAATTTTCCACAATAAAATTAGCTCTATATACCCCCACCACCTTTAATGATGTACCCTCCCCCTTCACAGCCCCAGTTAgatccttctctgtctcttcttcaGTTGATGAACACTTTGTCCTTGACCTTGTTACAAAGGCTAGGCCTATCACCTACCTTGTAGCTCCATTAGGCTTATTTTGAGGTGTTCTCCAAGGAGGTCTGTGAATGTGAAATTCTGTCTTTTAGGAGATGCTGTTTTAGCCATATACTAACTAAATCAATGCTGTAcgcaaaaatatataaaaatgtattttaaaataaaatataaaatatcctAATTTtagtgtatcaaaataaactacacaaCACGCCATGTATCAAAGTAAAatactgtgttttttttatttttaaaatactaaaaatactctttaaaggagcatgaaatcactttgcaaaccttccatatcCGTCTATTTAAGATATTCCTTCACCAGTACATTTACTGTTGAtgaagtggacagtgtttgagagcaacagcttttctctgcctatgaGACATGCCATAAACCTACAAACAtcaacagatcaactatgctgacctgcctgtgCATCTTATTAATACTGTGTCAGAGATGCACTAAAAAAGTCACAACTAAACTTGTCAAGTGGAGACAAGACTCTGACATTGTCAATGCATACCCAGATTGCTTGATTGCACTGTGTAACACTATTGATCAGGAAGGATCAAGAcccttttagttttttttttttttttatctaactGTGTATGTActaaatggtgttatattgACGCCAAGGGCcataaatatgatttttttcaaTGTGTTGCTTTAATAGGCAATACATTAGATTAGATGCATTAGATtatattagattcaactttattgtcattgtgtagagtacaagtacagagacaatgaaatgcagtttgcgtctcaccagaagtgcaaaaaaaaaaagcagaaaagtgcaatgtggaTACATagtatagacaggtagtgcagtataaacagtacAGTTAAGAGAGTTGTATGGTTTGCAgtcatataaattaaatataaatatgtgcaatgtattagCAGTAGCCTAGAGCAGAATAGATATGGATATGCAGTATAAAcagtgtatgaacaacatgtacagataggtgcagtgtagtagcagtaacattataagagtagtaaaaataatatagatgcagtgtattaacagtaatacaaaacagaataaatatggatattcagtacaaacctagacagatatgtacagtatacagatatgtgcagtaacagtaacattataagagtagtaaaaaTAAGTATGTGCAGTATGAACAGTAAAGAGCAGtaaaatatggctatgtataaatgtaattacagtatgtacattttatGAACGTAAATACGATATGGATGGGATATAGTGCAATTGTCCGTTGAGGAGCAGAATGTcctcctccttgttgtccctgtcaggGTTGCCATGGTCgaggacacctcaacaggcacaggccaggaggcatggtgtgtgtgtgtgtgggggggccttccagaggggagtggggtgaacagtctgtggtcggggtgagaacagtcagttgcttgccctggatggcctcgatggagtgAGGAATACATGGGGCAACATTTTGAGCAATGATGAGAGCTGTGAGAGCACCAGTCGGAGGCTATTCATTATTTTCACGATGTCCtcaccaaaagtattggttttacaaaaaatattttgcagtatttttaaactacaaaaatggACAAGTATTTGGATACAATACAAAGCCATTTTTTTCAACTCAATAAAATACAGATTACAAACTACTATTTTGTATCATGTATCataaatactacccatccctgggtaGTTAAGATAGTTATGTCTAAAATGATTTAGGAAGGATTTATGAAGCATGCAAGCAGTGCTGTTGGTTTAATAATTCCGCCTTTAACAAACTTTCCACATCAAATTCCAAAAGGACATTTCTATTTGGACAAAATTACCTCGGTATATAAATTCTCACAAAGTTATTATTAGCCTATAGCACAGGGTAACAAGTGGTATTAGTGGTATCAGATAACTTGATTCAAACTTTATAGCATCACACGTTTTATACACATAGGGTCAATCCCAATGTCCACACtcaaaaaaacagattttgagGCATTATTTCTGCTTAATCCATGAGAGTTTAGGGCTGTCCCTTTGTCAAATGGTTAAGTGCATGATATTTCAAGCCCTTTATGCACACATTTCCTAACTTTGCTTGGCTATATAAAGATAGGGATTGATTTCTAGAGAGCTTTATTGTTCCAGGTAAACTAGTAATGGTTCTAGTATAGGCCTCACAACAGTTTGTAGGGCCTAACAGATAACTTATAGGCTACAACAAAGAAAAAttcagtagcctataacaaTGGAAGGTTTTCTCCCCTCACAACTTTGTATTTACACAGGACAACGAATTATCGCTACTAAGGCTATCAAGCAGCAGCACTTGGAAAATTGAGTAACTTCAGGCATAGTCTGCGTTAGATCAAGTTCCTCAAGTTCCTCACAGGCGTTTTTTTTGTATCTCCATCTAGTGGAGAACTGCGATCAATGCATGCTTGTTGTAGGTCCATAAAAGCAGCGCAGCATCTAATTGCATGCAGTCGGAATAGAACTGTTACATTAGGGATATTGATGAAATAAACTATTTGATGCCTTCCCGGTGTGATTAATAGCCCTATTTTAATTGACTTCATGGAAGCAAAATCATCTTTTTGCAGCCAACACATTTGACCAGATAGATAAAAAGATAACTTTTGGTGAATATCTTTTCTGATAGTGGATTTTTAAGtggttttaaaaatatataaggTCAATTTCTGACTATAGCTAATCGAATCACTGCTTTCATGTGAGTGATTTTTGTTTCGAACGAAAAGTGTAGTTTCTGGAACCCCCAGTAGCTGTGATAACTCCTCCACGGATTAGGTGCATGGGCAAAACCGATTGGTCTGGCCATTCATTTGCTTGCACAGGCCTTACATCGAACTCAACTGAAGTTCCAAGTTACATTGTAACGATAGCTAGCAAGTCCATTCTTAACAAAGATTTTTCACCAAGCCTGCTGTCAAGATCGTCGTCGGATTCGATTGGTTTGCAACTCACGAGATATCTttaaattagattattttttaatttatagAGAATTGGGGGGTTTAAGCTGAATTCCTTACTAGCTCAGGTTACTTCTATTTCGCGAGCTAACTTCCCATCCAACTAACCTTAGCTAGCTGGCTGATGTGGCTAGGTAGTattagccacctagctagctaacgttagctatttgGTGGAGTACTGTGTGTTAGCCACAACGTTATCAGATTTGCATTAGCGAGCTAGTTGGGCAGGTGTCCAAAATACCCCGTGCGTGATGTCCAGTGAGATACTGATATTAGGCAACTAACTTGATGTTTCCAGGTTATGTTGAAGCATTTACGTAAATAACGTTAGCTACTATTTGAGACCTGTTCGCCTAACGTTAACGCCAGCTAGCATAGCCTGCAAAGTGCAGCTGCTGCTATTTGTCGTCAGCCAATTAGCTGTTGTTAGCTAGTGAGCCCAAATCTGTTGAGTTTCATTGCTGACGTTTAACGTTAGTTGTGACAATGCCTGCCATGCTAGATAAAGGTAGTACTGAGATGTCTGGTAAAAGAAGGGGTAGGAATTCTGTTAGCCACCCAACTAAAAGTTTCGCTGCAAATGGAAACAGTAACAATTCATGGGAAGAAGGAAGTTCGGGATCTTCAAGTGATGATGAACATGGTAGGTCATTAGCTATGGTAGCCTCGATCATACTCAGCAAGTTCGTATAGTTGGATGTGAATAGTTACGAGTACGTTTCATTCTCATTTTTTATAATAAGGTGCAGGGGGGATGAGAGTCGGCCCACAGTACCAAGCGAACGTTCCAGATTACGATCCAGGTAAGTGGGATTTAACTCACTTAATCATCCTCAAAGCAGGTTATAAGTCATGATAGCCTCAAACGTTGTTGCATGCAGCCTGCTGAGCATCCGGATTTCGCTAAGCAGTCCCGTGTTCACGATGAAGTTTTAAATCAGTGACTTTTTTCAGTCTTCAGTAGACACTGGCGAATAACTAGACTATTTTAAATAAGTTTCAGC
It encodes:
- the LOC121693741 gene encoding beta-microseminoprotein J1-like, coding for MPFSGKTKPSVVGYLLHQGLLAQFDTMVSAALLVVLCTLPSLAHAACLSTRRAPEMDRACRDFDNSLHEVGSKWRVHCMDCTCSASGIHCCDVLPTSISFPDDCKEVYDEANCNRYAVRKDDPSIKCRIIGGIGK